One stretch of Pradoshia sp. D12 DNA includes these proteins:
- a CDS encoding glycoside hydrolase family 2 protein — translation MRKVINLNDAWKFIKENVQDAMNQVYDDANWESVNVPHTWNAIDGANGFDFYKGACWYRKEFTVDTINAGNKVYIEFNGSNSVTDVYVNGQHLGQHRGGYSIFRFDITDVVTFGGKNTIAVKVDNTVVEDVYPQMADFTFFGGIYRDVNLVIASHVHFDLMDHGSQGVYIVQDEVTKEQASITLKTRLTNDHEEEKKVRLWADMLDAEGKTAAYGAKEIVLPAGQTTVVELPIKIENPILWNGRKNAYMYEANLSLTSYNDVIDELSIPFGVRYFKVDPEKGFFLNGEHLRLNGVSRHQDRKDMGWAITKKEHKEDMEFIKEVGATSIRLAHYQHDQYFYDLCDREGMVVWAEIPFISIMSKTELEGINAKQQMVELIRQNYNHPSIMFWGVQNEIQIGGNRPEVRKLVKELNELTKKEDPTRLTTQANVMFVPDTDEYNYITDTIGYNKYYGWYQGKAEDFAEWIDAYHATNPQVSLGISEYGAEGIIQYHTNDPKVKDYTEEYHTLYHETVWNIFADRPFLWSTYVWNMFDFGANIRDEGGVKGRNNKGLMTYDRKIKKDAFYMYKANWSDEKFVHITSKRFVDRADEKITVKVYSNCEDVTLVVNGTTYTAERNRAAFTFNDVALEDGMNTVKAIGTSEGNTFEDTAHFNKVDEPNPSYLVPESDAGGVVANWFDMPDLDEDMEIEELVITDDVYSTRNTLGELYKNEETKKVLEKYLKGFNEDNPMFGMAEGMSIDMLASMADDIFTEKMMYAINKELIKIKKA, via the coding sequence ATGAGAAAAGTAATTAATCTGAATGACGCATGGAAATTCATTAAAGAAAACGTACAAGATGCAATGAACCAAGTTTATGATGATGCTAATTGGGAGTCCGTAAACGTCCCTCATACGTGGAATGCGATTGATGGCGCAAATGGATTTGATTTTTATAAAGGAGCATGCTGGTACAGAAAAGAATTTACTGTAGATACTATAAATGCCGGCAATAAAGTGTATATCGAATTTAATGGAAGCAATAGTGTAACAGACGTTTATGTTAATGGACAACACCTTGGCCAACATCGTGGCGGTTACTCTATTTTCAGATTCGATATTACAGATGTTGTTACTTTCGGAGGTAAAAATACGATTGCCGTAAAAGTCGACAATACAGTTGTTGAAGATGTATATCCTCAAATGGCTGACTTCACTTTCTTTGGCGGAATTTACCGTGATGTTAATTTAGTTATTGCTAGCCATGTTCACTTTGATTTAATGGATCATGGTTCCCAAGGTGTTTATATCGTTCAAGACGAAGTGACGAAGGAACAAGCATCCATTACCCTAAAAACTAGACTTACAAATGATCATGAAGAAGAGAAAAAAGTTCGTTTATGGGCTGATATGCTTGATGCAGAAGGTAAGACAGCTGCTTATGGAGCAAAAGAGATTGTTCTTCCAGCAGGACAAACTACTGTTGTTGAATTGCCAATCAAAATCGAAAACCCAATCCTTTGGAATGGCCGTAAAAATGCCTATATGTATGAAGCTAACCTATCTTTAACAAGCTATAACGATGTAATTGATGAACTTTCCATTCCATTTGGTGTCCGTTACTTTAAAGTGGACCCTGAAAAAGGCTTCTTCTTAAATGGAGAACACCTTCGTCTGAATGGGGTTTCCCGTCACCAGGATCGTAAAGATATGGGCTGGGCAATCACTAAAAAAGAGCACAAAGAAGATATGGAATTTATCAAAGAAGTGGGCGCTACTTCCATTCGTTTGGCCCACTACCAACACGATCAATATTTCTATGATTTATGTGACCGTGAAGGTATGGTTGTTTGGGCCGAGATTCCGTTTATCTCTATCATGTCCAAGACTGAGCTTGAGGGTATAAACGCTAAACAACAAATGGTTGAGTTAATCAGACAAAATTACAACCACCCTTCCATTATGTTCTGGGGTGTTCAAAATGAGATTCAAATTGGCGGTAACAGACCAGAAGTAAGAAAACTTGTTAAAGAACTTAATGAGTTAACGAAAAAAGAAGATCCAACACGTTTAACTACACAAGCCAACGTTATGTTTGTTCCTGATACAGATGAATACAACTATATCACCGACACGATTGGTTACAATAAATATTACGGATGGTATCAAGGTAAGGCAGAAGATTTTGCTGAGTGGATTGATGCTTACCATGCAACGAACCCACAAGTTAGCCTTGGTATCTCTGAGTACGGTGCAGAAGGTATTATCCAGTACCATACAAACGATCCAAAAGTAAAAGATTACACAGAAGAATACCATACTCTATATCATGAAACTGTATGGAATATATTCGCTGACCGCCCATTCCTTTGGTCAACATATGTATGGAATATGTTTGATTTCGGAGCCAACATTCGTGATGAAGGCGGTGTAAAAGGCAGAAATAATAAAGGTTTAATGACTTACGACCGTAAAATTAAAAAAGATGCATTCTATATGTACAAAGCAAATTGGTCTGATGAAAAATTCGTGCATATTACAAGCAAACGATTTGTAGACCGTGCAGACGAAAAAATTACAGTTAAAGTGTATTCTAACTGCGAGGATGTAACGTTAGTAGTAAACGGGACTACCTATACAGCAGAACGTAACCGCGCTGCCTTTACCTTTAATGATGTGGCACTGGAAGACGGCATGAATACTGTAAAGGCAATCGGTACATCCGAAGGAAATACATTCGAAGATACTGCTCACTTCAATAAAGTGGATGAGCCAAATCCAAGCTACCTAGTTCCAGAAAGTGATGCTGGCGGAGTGGTTGCTAACTGGTTTGACATGCCTGATTTAGATGAAGACATGGAAATTGAAGAACTTGTTATCACTGATGATGTATATTCTACTCGCAATACACTCGGTGAGTTATATAAAAATGAAGAAACTAAG